DNA sequence from the Streptomyces sp. NBC_01264 genome:
GGTTGAAGCGGGGGGCCAGCGTCAGCTGCGCGAAGATCACGAAGAGCGTGAGGAACGCGACGAGGGCGTACGCGGCGACGGGCGGCAGGGTGCGCAGCGCGGAGTAGAAAAGGGGGACCGCGGCCCACGCGAAGCTGGGCGCGAGGAGGACGAGGACGGCCCACGCGGTGACGACCATGCCCAGCCAGGCGAGCCGGGGGGCCGGAGGCCAGGGCGTGCCGCCACGGCCCGGGTGCGCCTTGACCTCCGTGGCGGGGCCGAGCAGGTAGAGGACCGCGAGCACGACGGCGAGGGCGATCACCCAGGGGGCGCGGGCCTCCTGGGTGTGGCGCTGGACGAAACGGACCATCGAGGTACCGACCAGCACGAAGAAGGTGACGCGCATGACCAGCGCCAGCCACCGGTCGTCCGGATCGCCGCCGGAGCCGGAGGGGTCGCTGGGGTCGAGCCGCACGTGCACCTCTTGACATAGGGGCCCCGAACTGGACAAACAGTCACATTATCACCGAGTGGGGCCGTACCGGGGTCGACCGATCGGATGACCCGCGTGTCCGCTCTCCTGCCCACCGGACGCACCCGGCCAGCCGACCGGTCGGGGCCGCCGCCGGGCCCAGGATTGATCTCAGAGCGGGGCGGCCGGAACGGACCGCCCCCCACCCCTCATCAAGGAGCCGGTCCACATGAAGCAGGTCAAGAAGGTCTCCCAGCGCACCCGTGCCATCGCCGGCGGCGCCCTGGTCGCGGCCCTCGCCCTCGGCGGCTTCGGCGCCTACGCCGCCAGCGCCGCTCCGGTCCAGACCCCGGCCCCCGCCCCGGCCGCGCAGGCCGATGCGAAGACGGACGCCAAGAACAAGAACCTGACCCAGTCGACCCACCTGAGCATCGACGCCGCCACGAAGGCCGCCCGGACGGCGCTCGACGCCGCGAAGAAGGAGAACCAGCGCGTCACCGTCGCGGTGGTGGACCGCAACGGCAACACCATCGTCACGCTGCGCGGCGACGGCGCCGGACCGCAGTCCTACGAGGCCGCCCAGCGCAAGGCCTACACCGCCGTGTCCTGGAACGCCCCCACCTCCGTACTGGCCGGCCGCCTCGCCCAGACGCCGACCCTGAAGGACATCCCCGGCACCCTCTTCCTCGGCGGCGGCGCCCCGGTCACCGCGAAGAACGCCCCGATCGCGGGCATCGGTGTCGCGGGCGCGCCCTCCGGCGACCTGGACGAGAAGTTCGCCCAGGCCGGTGTCGCGGCGCTGAACAAGTAGTCGCGGCTCTGAACAAGGAGCCGTGCGAGCCTGACGGCGCGCGTCACCCCGACCACCCGAGGAGGACCCCCATGCCCCCTGCCGACCCGACCCTGCTGGCCGCCGCCGGCTCGGGCGACGCCGACGCCGTGAGCGCGGCGCTCGCCGCGGGCGCCGACATCGAGGCCTACGACGAACACCGCCGCACCCCGCTCCTGCTCGCCGCCCTCGGCGACCACGTGGCGGCGGCCGAGGTCCTCGTCGCCGCCGGCGCCGACCCGAACGCCCAGGACGAACGCGACGACAGCCCCTGGCTGGTCACCGGCGTCACCGGCAGCGTCCGCATGATGCGCACCCTGCTCCCGGCCCGCCCCGACCTCGCCCGGCGCAACCGCTTCGGCGGCATCGCCCTGATCCCCGCCGCCGAACGCGGCCACGTCGACTACGTGCGGGCCCTGCTCCGGGAAACCGAAATCGACGTCGACCACGTCAACCGGCTCGGCTGGACCGCACTGCTCGAAGCCGTCATCCTCGGCGACGGCGGCCGCGCGCACCAGGAGATCGTGGAACTGCTGATCACCGCCGGCGCCACCGCGCACCTTCCGGACGGCGACGGCGTGACCCCGCTCGAACACGCGGAACGCCGCGGCTTCACGCAGATCGCCGGCCTGCTCAGGTCCGTACGGTAGGAACGACCACGCATGGTGATCGGCGGCGGGCTCCACGGTACGGAGGCACTGCCGCCGGTACCGTCCCGCCCCGCCCCGGGTCACACGGGGCGGTCCTCGAAACGGTGCACGACGATCCAGTAGTCGTCGTCCTCCTCGGTGAGGGCGCACAGTCGTCGGCCGTCCGGGGACATCGCGATGACCATGGATCCGGCCCCGGGTGCGAGGGCGGCGGAGAGCGCGGTGCGCGAGGTGCGGCGCACCCGGACCCAGTCGCGACCGGCCCCCTGGACCAGGAAGCAGCCCTCCCCATCGATGACGGCAGCGTTCCGCGCGTGCTCCAGCCACAGCCGGTCGGCCTCCACCAACGCCCCCGGCGCCGAGCGCGGCACGGTGGCCAGCGGGACCACCTCGATGTTGACGACGACCTGGAAGGCCCGCGCGTACGAGGGCAGCCCCTCGGCGATGCCCTGCGCCACAGTCTCCAGCCCGGCCTTCGCCAGTTGCGGCGCCGGCGCGCTCCCGCTCTGCTCGTCTCTCACCCTCGGCCACCGCTCTCGTAGAACAGGTGATGGTCGCCGCCATCTTCGTTGATCTTGGCGTAGCGTTCCACCTCCTTGTCATTGCTTCCGTCCCAGCGAGTGAGGATCGCGTGCCCCGCACCACACCGCCCCGCCCGGTCGACGCCGAGGCCCGGTTCCCGGACCTCGCCGACCACCGCCGTACCAGCACGCGCCTCCACCCGCGCCCCGGCTCCCCGACGGCCGGCGACAGCTCGGTGGCCGGCCCGCTCCTGTGGCCCGCCGGCGAACCGTGGCCCGTGTGCACCGCCGTCCATCCCAAGGGCAGCGGGCACCGTCTGTCGGACGTGCGCCTCCAGCGGCAGATCCTCGACGGGGCATGGCACCGTCATCCCGGGTCGGGCCCCACCGATACGGAACGCGCGGTCTTGGACACCCTCCGGCCAGGACCGCACGCCCCGCAGATCGCGGACGCCGACCCGATTCCGCTGCTCGCCGCCGCGCAGCTCTTCGCCCGCGACGTCCCCGACCTGACCGGACCGGACGGTTGTGACCTGCTCCAGGTCCTCTGGTGTCCTTTCGAGGTGCACGGCCCCGACCGGACCATCGAGGTCGTGCTGAAGTGGCGGCGCTCCCAGGACGTGGGCGAGGCCCTCGACGTGAACCCTGAACCCGTAGTGGTGGGCAGGGCCGAATGCGTTCCGAACACGTGCGTGCTCCACCCCGAGCAAGTGGTGGAGCACGAGTACGAGGGTCTGCTGGACGAGGGCCTTCAGGAGGCCATCAACGTGTGGGAGGTGGGAGACGAAGAAGAGGACGAAGAGGACGACGACGCCGTCGGCTTCTCCGCCCCCTCCCGCTCCGCCACGTACGAGGAGTACGAGGCCGCCATGGCCGCCGCGCGCGCGGACGAGGCCGACGAGGTGACCTACCGGGGCGATCTGTCCATCGCACCCGGCTGGAAGGTCGGCGGCTTCGCCTCCTGGCACCTCACGGACCCGACGCCCATCGCTTGCGGAGTCTGCGGAGCACCCATGCCTCCCCTGCTCACCGTGGACGTCAGCGAATGGGACGGAGCCTCCGAGAGCTGGATCCCCCTGGAGGACCAGGACTCCCTACCGGACAGCCGGATCAGCGACCCGACCGGCGTCTACCTCGGCCGCGGCCTCATGCGAATCCACACCTGCCCCACCACTCCGACGCACCCGCACCGGCTCAGCTTCCAGTAGGAGGCGCGTACCGCCCGGCGTTCAGGCGTGGTTGACCGGGAGGACGGAGGAGGTAATCCTCACATCGTTCGGTTTGCTTCAGGTCCAGAGATCAGCGTTCGTGGATCGTCAATGTCAACCGTAATCTCGAACCCAGAGGTCGAGCTGAAGGTGGCGATGTTTCCGGATAGCTGGATCCGATCAAAAGGATTGGATTCCGTGAAGAACATCGCCCAGATGAGTGCACGGTCAACAGTCAACCGCGCAATGAACCCCTCGGACCCGTACGAGCCCTCTCCGCCCCACAACAGCCCCTTACTCCCCAGGTCTACTGCGGCCAGCCCATCGACCGAAGACACCCAAGACGGATCGATCTCCAGGATCTCATCCAGACCGAACGGGGCGAGCACCCTCAACCCGCTCGGCTCGTCGGAGTCGAGGTCAACATCATAGGAGCCCCCATCCGCAAAATGCAGGGCGTCTCTGATGGGAAGCTCGAAATCTTCCCACAGGCGTTCGATCGCGGTCATTTTGGCTTACACTCCCCGTTGCGCACGTGCTGCGGCCTCTCCTGCAGTCCCGTCGGGGGGACCGGCTCACCTAGTTCATTTCTATTCCGCCCAGAATTCATTCGCCTCCTGAATTGCTCCGCCCATGTTCGTCCGGTTGTCGAATCGGGGTGAACCGCGTTCGGATCGACTCGCTCGATGATGACCGGCCTCCCCACCTCGCGCGCCGCATCAAGCCTGCGGTTGTCGTATGACACCAGTTGGCCGTCTATTTCCATGACCTTCAAAGCCGTTCCGGGACGTTGCCAATCCCACTCCCCGGAGCGCATCTTCTCCACGTAGTCGTTCGGGGAAACGGTGCGTTGGGAGAAGTTCAGATCTTCGGGATTGGCCCATTCCGGCTCCCCGGCCAACCCTAGGTGGTCAGTCCAGCTGTGGGGATTACGAACATACGCCACCGCATTAGGTGCCGGAACCAACCCGAGCGGGTCCGGTGTGGTGTAACGGGCGGTTTCTGGGTCGTAGTACCGAAAGTAGTTGTAGTTGAGGCCGGTTTCCTCGTCCGCGTACTGGCCTGGGAAGCGGAGCGGACAGTCCACCCCACCCTCTGAACCGGGGAGGGGAGTGCCCCAGATAGTGGTGCGGGATTGCCACGCGAGGGCGCCGTCGGGCGTCACGAGTTCGATGGGCGTGCCGACGAGGTCCGTGACGATCGCGAGGAAGCGTGCGTCGAACTCGGACTGGGTGGTGGTGTCGGCGATGTCGAGTATCGAATGGGTGGTCTCGGGCCCAGCCTCGAGCGTCTGGCGTGTGGACTGGGATATCGGGCGGTGGGTACCCGGCGCGTAGTCCCACGTCGTCGCCGTGCCGTCCGAGGCGAACTGCTCGGCCACCTGGGTGCCGTCCCACGTGAAGGTGAGGGGGGTGCCGTCCGGGCTGGTTTTGGATATGCGGCGGCCCAGGGGGTCGTAGGCGTAGGTCCATTCCTCGCCGTCCGGGGTGGTGGCCTTGGTGAGGCGGTTCTCCGGGTTCCAGGTGTACGTCCAGGTGCGACTCTGGCCGTTGAGGAGCTTGCGGGTCTTGCGGATCAGACGGCCGGCGGCGTCGTGCTCGTAGGTGGTGCGGCCCGCCCGGCGGATGAGCGCGCCGTCGTAGGCCCGGTCTCCGGTCGCGGGGTGGTGCGGTGCTGCGGCCTGGGTCTGGTTGCCCGTGGAGTCATAGGCGTACTTCTCGCTCCAGCCGTGTGCCTGGACGCCCGTCACCCGGCCCGCGGGATCCAGCGTGAAACGCCGTGTTCCGGTCGTGAGCTCCCGGATTTCGGTGAGGTAGCCGTCGGGGCGGTAAGCGCAGGTGCGGTGCTGGAGGATGCGGTCCGCTTCGGACTGGTGACGGGTGGCGAGGGTTTGCGTGGTGAGGCGGTCGCCCCTGTCCCAGGTCTGCGTGAGGGTGGTGTCGTCGCCGATGCGCCGTTCGGTCTCACGGCCGGCTGCGTCGTAGGCGAAGGCAATGCTTCCGTCGGCGCTGCTCAGCCTGGTAGGGCGACCCGCGGGGTCGTGGATCCACTCCGAGCACAGGCCGGAAGGAGTCGTGCGCTGGGTGCGGCGGCCCATGGCGTCGTACGCGTACGCGCTGATGCGTCCGTTGACCGTTTCCGAGACGACGCGGCCGACCGCGTCGTGTTCCCGGGTCAGTTCCGCGTCCGCGTTCGCCGCACAGAGCAGGGCGCCACTCGCGCCGTACGCGTAGGTCGTGATGTCGCCGGTGGTCTCGTCGTGCTGGCTGACCATGCGCCCGAGCGCGTCGAGTGTGTAGCTCAGCCTTTCGCCCAGCGCGTTCGTCTGGGCCGTGAGGCGGCCTGCCGCGTCGCGTTCATACGTGCGCACAGCCCCGTTGAAGTCGGATTCCGCGACCAGACGGCCTGCCGCGTCGTACGTGTAATGCCACTGCTTGCCCTGGGGGTTGGTGACATCGATCAGGCGCAGCTCGGTGTCGTAGGCGAAGGAGTAGTGCGCGCCGTCGGGGTCGGTCCTCGTAGCGGGCTGGTCGAAGTAGGTATAGGTGTAGGTGGTGGTGTGCCCGGCCTCGTCCGTGTGGAGCACCAGGTTGCCTTCGGTATCCCACTGCCACACCTCGCGGGCGCCGTCCGGCCCCTCGCGCCAGGCGGGCATCCCCTCGATCGTCCAGCCGTGACGCGTGGTCTGGCCCAGTGCGTTGGTGACGGCGGTGACCTGGCCGTGCGGGCCCCGGCGCATGGAGGTGGTGCGCCCCACAGGGTCGGTTGTCCCGACCGGGAGACCCGCCGCGTCCGTGGTGATACGGGTGGTGTGGCCCAAAGGGTCCGTGACGGAGGTCAGGTGGCCCGACCTGTTGTAGCCGTAGCACGTGACGGCGCCGCTGGGGTCGGTGGTGGAGGTATGTGCCCCACGGTCGTCATACGTGTGGTGCCACACCGCGCCGCCCGGTGCGCGGGTCTCCAGCGGCAGGCCGCGGTCGTCATAGACGGTCCCGGCCACGGTGCCGTCGGGTCGCTCAACGGCGATCAGGCGGCCCTGGTCGTCGTAGCGGTAGCGCGTGGTGCGCCCCAGGGCGTCGGTGACGGCGATGGGGTGCCGATTGCTCTCGTCCCACTCCGTGCGGGTGGTGTTCCCCAGCGGGTCGGTGTACGCGGTGATCTTGTACGCCTCGTTGCAGACGTAGGCGCTGGTGTTGCCCTGTGAGTCGGTGTACCGGGTGGTCCGGGCGGCCGTGTCGTAGTGCATCCGACCGGACAGGATGCCGTCCGGGCCGATGCCGCGCAGGACACGGCCCCGGTGGTCGTAGACATAGCCGTACGACGTGCCGTTGCGGTCCGTCCACGACGTCACACGGTGTTCATCGTCGTATCGGTAACGCAAGGCTTTGCCGGTCGAGTTGAAGACCTCGATCAGGTTGCCCGCCGGGTCGTAGGCGTAGGAGGTGAGGGTGGTGCTGTGCTCGCGCTGTTCGCCGTGCAGGAGACGCAGTGCTGTGACCCGCAGCAGCTTGGGGTCGGTGTCGACGGCGATACGGTAGCCGCCGGAGTGGGCGATCTCCTTCGGCGCTCCCTGAGCGTCGTAGGCGATGTCGATGCGGTCGCCGTCGCCTGTCCGGTCGGTGATCGCCGTCAGAGCCAGCTCACGGCCCCCCATGGGCAGGGGGGCGAAGTGCAGGGTGCGATTGCGATCCGGGACCACGATGCGGAAGGCACCGTCGGGCTTGCCATCCCAGTACAGCGGCCAACGGGGACCGGAGGTGGGCAGCGTCGCCACATCGGGCGTCGGCACCGGATACGTCAGGAGCATGCCGCCGTCCGTGACGTAAACGACACCCGCCCCGTCGATCTCCAGACGCTGGTCCAGCGTGCCCGCCCAGGTGGGGCCGAACCATCCCCCGCACGGATGCCCCGACACGTAGTGCCGTTCCAGGACCACCGGCAGGGCGCCGGGCAGGGTGACGTCGATGGCGGACATGACCATCTCGCCGGTCGCCACGTCGATCGGCTCGCCGGCCGTGGGGCGCTCTTCGTTGGGCGTGGTGTTCCTGTCCGGATCACTGTCCGTCCGTGCGCGGGCGCTGCCGTCCCGGCGCAGGCCCAGCTCCCGGCTGCTCAGACGCTGCGCGGCGTTCTTGGCCGTGGAGGCGCCGCGCCGAACGGCGCCGGCGCCGCCGCTGGCGAGAGCGAGGAGGAGTTCGGGGGTGAGCTGCCCGGCCGCACGGGAGGGGTTTCGCTGCCATTCGTCCCAGTTGACGACGGCTTTGGCGAACTCCTGGGGGTGCTGGACGGCGTACGAGGCGCCGTCCACCATGCCTGCCAGGTGCAGGCCGACGCCATCAGGCCCGTCACGGACGAGGTCGTCGAAACCGTCGTACCAGCCTCGCATCGTGTCGCCTGCGCCGCCGAAGAAGTCACCCAGCCCCTTCTCGAACCTGTTCCACCCTTTGAGGGGCGGCGGCTTGTCCGGGGCTTCCTCCGCCGCCTCGACGAGTTGCCGCTTGGTCGCGTCGATGACGGTCTGCAGCTCGGTCTCGAGCTTGTCCAAGCGGTCGTAGCAGTCCTTCAAAGCGGCGAGGCCGGGATCGTCGTCCGGCGGACGCTCCGGCAGCGGATCATCTTTGCGATCCAAGGCGGCGTTGTAGTCCGTGACGCGCTTCCAGTAGTTCTTGGAGGTCGCCCGTGCCTCGTCCGCGTCGTCGATGATCGGCCTGACGCGCGTATGGACCGAGCGCAGTTTGTAGGCGTAGGAGTCCAGGGCCTTCCCGGAGGCCTCGAAGTATTTCTGCGCGGACTCCAGGTCCCGGGGAAGCTTCTGAGTCGCGCTCTCGAACCCCTCCGCGCCGGCTCCGGCCCAGTCCATCAAGGACAGGTCGACCAGCTTGTCCAGCCCGTCCTTGAACGCACCCGCATAGGCGAGGAGTTTGAGGGCGAGATCGTCGACATCCATCGAGTTGCCGTAAATGACATCGCTGGGCTTGGCATGGGGAGGTATGCGCTCGACTGCGCCGCCCTCCATCGCATCGCGACTCGTCATATGATTGGCCCCTTCGACTTCGAACCGCCGTCGACCTCCCAGCCGCCGTCGACGCGTAGGCGGGGGCGTTGGGGCACGTCCTGGTAATTGCCGGTGTCACCGTCGTCCAGCCACGGCTCCTGATAGATCTCGGGCGGTGGATCGAACTTCGGCCTGGACCCCTCCTGCCACGCCTCCAGGCCACGCTCTCCGAACGGGAGCTTGGCCATGTTCGCCGCGGTCGGCGAGAAGTCCTCGATGCGCAGGAGATCTGCCAACACGTAGGCGGCGAGGACCTGGCGGAGCGTCTCCACCACCGTGTCCGTGTACTCAGCCACCTGACCCATGCCGAAGCCCCATGACGAGAGCATCTTCTCGGTCGAAGAGTAGATGTCGAAGTCGGCCGAGTTCGCGATCTGCGCGGACATCGCCTGCCAGTCACGCTTGATTTGGCGCGCGGCCACCACGGATTCCTCAAGCGGCGTCAGCACTTTGCGCACCGAGGCGATCTCGATCTTGTAGCCGTCGCCCGGGGCCGGCGCTCCCGTGTGCGGGCACCTCCCACGGGGCACCAGCGATGCCCCGTCCGCGTAGCTCGGCAGGCCTGCCCTGGCTCCGACGAGCCCCTCCCACCCTCGGCTCCCTGCGGGGAAGGCCGTCAGGCGTGGTTCACCGGGAGGACGTCCGGGGAGAGGGCGCCCGCGTGGGCCGCGGCGCTCGTCATCTGCTTGCGGTGGTGGCGGCGGCACAGGACCTCGTAGCCGATCTCCTCCGCCGGGCGGTTCACGTCGCCGACCACCACCTGGGCGCCTTCCACCACCATCTCCCCGCCCACCGTGCGGGCGTTGTGCGTGGCGCGGGCACCGCACCAGCACAGGGCCTCCACCTGGAGCTGCTCCAGACGGTCCGCCAGCTCGATCAGGCGCTGCGAGCCGGGGAAGAGCTTCGTGCGGAAGTCCGTCGTGATGCCGAAGGCGAAGACGTCCATGCCCAGGTCGTCCACGATGCGCGCCAGCTGGTCGATCTGGGCGGGGGCCAGGAACTGTGCCTCGTCCACGATCACGTAGTCCGCCTTGCCACCCGCCGACAGCTGGGCCACCACGTACGCGTACAGGTCCATGCCCTCCGGCGCCTCCACCGCCTCCGTCACCAGACCCAGGCGGGAGGACAGCTTGCCCTCCCCCGCCCGGTCGTCACGGGTGAAGATCACTCCCTGCAAGCCGCGAGCGTCGCGGTTGTGGGCGATCTGGAGAGCCAGGGTCCTTTTGATCGAGCATCCGCCAAATTGCAGGGGCGCCGCCACCGGTCCGTCGCCGGTCAGCCGTCACCCGTTCCCGTAGTCCTCCACCATGGAGGCGATCAGTGCCGTCAGGGCGTCAGCCCGTTGCCGGTCCTCGTGCTGGTTGCGCAGGGCCTCGTCGACGGCTCGCAGCCGGGCCAGTGCGGCGGGCTCCGCGTCCACCAGGTCGTCGACCACCGGCGTGGTGGTCAGGTCCAGGCATTCGGTGAGCAGGCGACGGGTGGCGGGACGGGGCGGGTTGGGGTCGGGGGCGGCGAACCCGGAGGTCAGATACCGGGCAGGGTCGGTCAGGCTCCAGCCGACGACGGCGCCGCCCTGGACGAGGAGCGCCACGTCCGGGGCGATGCCGATACGGGCGTCCAGCGGCTCGTCGAGGACGTCGAGGTCGCGCAGACCTGTCACCACGGCGTCCTCAGGAGTGCGGCACAGCACGGAACACATTTCATGCCGGAAGTCCCGGACCTCATCCGCGCGGAGCCCGCCCGGGCGTACCGCTGGAAGGAGGGAAAGCCGGGCGGAGTCCTCCGCGGAGGCGCTCTCTCCCGGCAGCTGGAACTCG
Encoded proteins:
- a CDS encoding GlcG/HbpS family heme-binding protein, with the protein product MKQVKKVSQRTRAIAGGALVAALALGGFGAYAASAAPVQTPAPAPAAQADAKTDAKNKNLTQSTHLSIDAATKAARTALDAAKKENQRVTVAVVDRNGNTIVTLRGDGAGPQSYEAAQRKAYTAVSWNAPTSVLAGRLAQTPTLKDIPGTLFLGGGAPVTAKNAPIAGIGVAGAPSGDLDEKFAQAGVAALNK
- a CDS encoding thymidine kinase, producing MAAPLQFGGCSIKRTLALQIAHNRDARGLQGVIFTRDDRAGEGKLSSRLGLVTEAVEAPEGMDLYAYVVAQLSAGGKADYVIVDEAQFLAPAQIDQLARIVDDLGMDVFAFGITTDFRTKLFPGSQRLIELADRLEQLQVEALCWCGARATHNARTVGGEMVVEGAQVVVGDVNRPAEEIGYEVLCRRHHRKQMTSAAAHAGALSPDVLPVNHA
- a CDS encoding ankyrin repeat domain-containing protein, giving the protein MPPADPTLLAAAGSGDADAVSAALAAGADIEAYDEHRRTPLLLAALGDHVAAAEVLVAAGADPNAQDERDDSPWLVTGVTGSVRMMRTLLPARPDLARRNRFGGIALIPAAERGHVDYVRALLRETEIDVDHVNRLGWTALLEAVILGDGGRAHQEIVELLITAGATAHLPDGDGVTPLEHAERRGFTQIAGLLRSVR
- a CDS encoding RHS repeat-associated core domain-containing protein — its product is MTSRDAMEGGAVERIPPHAKPSDVIYGNSMDVDDLALKLLAYAGAFKDGLDKLVDLSLMDWAGAGAEGFESATQKLPRDLESAQKYFEASGKALDSYAYKLRSVHTRVRPIIDDADEARATSKNYWKRVTDYNAALDRKDDPLPERPPDDDPGLAALKDCYDRLDKLETELQTVIDATKRQLVEAAEEAPDKPPPLKGWNRFEKGLGDFFGGAGDTMRGWYDGFDDLVRDGPDGVGLHLAGMVDGASYAVQHPQEFAKAVVNWDEWQRNPSRAAGQLTPELLLALASGGAGAVRRGASTAKNAAQRLSSRELGLRRDGSARARTDSDPDRNTTPNEERPTAGEPIDVATGEMVMSAIDVTLPGALPVVLERHYVSGHPCGGWFGPTWAGTLDQRLEIDGAGVVYVTDGGMLLTYPVPTPDVATLPTSGPRWPLYWDGKPDGAFRIVVPDRNRTLHFAPLPMGGRELALTAITDRTGDGDRIDIAYDAQGAPKEIAHSGGYRIAVDTDPKLLRVTALRLLHGEQREHSTTLTSYAYDPAGNLIEVFNSTGKALRYRYDDEHRVTSWTDRNGTSYGYVYDHRGRVLRGIGPDGILSGRMHYDTAARTTRYTDSQGNTSAYVCNEAYKITAYTDPLGNTTRTEWDESNRHPIAVTDALGRTTRYRYDDQGRLIAVERPDGTVAGTVYDDRGLPLETRAPGGAVWHHTYDDRGAHTSTTDPSGAVTCYGYNRSGHLTSVTDPLGHTTRITTDAAGLPVGTTDPVGRTTSMRRGPHGQVTAVTNALGQTTRHGWTIEGMPAWREGPDGAREVWQWDTEGNLVLHTDEAGHTTTYTYTYFDQPATRTDPDGAHYSFAYDTELRLIDVTNPQGKQWHYTYDAAGRLVAESDFNGAVRTYERDAAGRLTAQTNALGERLSYTLDALGRMVSQHDETTGDITTYAYGASGALLCAANADAELTREHDAVGRVVSETVNGRISAYAYDAMGRRTQRTTPSGLCSEWIHDPAGRPTRLSSADGSIAFAYDAAGRETERRIGDDTTLTQTWDRGDRLTTQTLATRHQSEADRILQHRTCAYRPDGYLTEIRELTTGTRRFTLDPAGRVTGVQAHGWSEKYAYDSTGNQTQAAAPHHPATGDRAYDGALIRRAGRTTYEHDAAGRLIRKTRKLLNGQSRTWTYTWNPENRLTKATTPDGEEWTYAYDPLGRRISKTSPDGTPLTFTWDGTQVAEQFASDGTATTWDYAPGTHRPISQSTRQTLEAGPETTHSILDIADTTTQSEFDARFLAIVTDLVGTPIELVTPDGALAWQSRTTIWGTPLPGSEGGVDCPLRFPGQYADEETGLNYNYFRYYDPETARYTTPDPLGLVPAPNAVAYVRNPHSWTDHLGLAGEPEWANPEDLNFSQRTVSPNDYVEKMRSGEWDWQRPGTALKVMEIDGQLVSYDNRRLDAAREVGRPVIIERVDPNAVHPDSTTGRTWAEQFRRRMNSGRNRNELGEPVPPTGLQERPQHVRNGECKPK